The following proteins are co-located in the Synchiropus splendidus isolate RoL2022-P1 chromosome 14, RoL_Sspl_1.0, whole genome shotgun sequence genome:
- the LOC128771408 gene encoding forkhead box protein P2-like, which produces MPESPVSPAAERQTAASSLLSRTEEPAANGDSCGGVSRGSCQSLPHKQVLLAMMSPQQVQQLLSSNQLQRLIQHKQQALLLQQQHLKEFYKKQQQFHLQLLQQPRRKAKEVRVSLSCAEMQQLWKELTNEATEDKTLLKSEQNQPRGDTNPPQKRPTADPESLERTDSALTADLTRALYGHGVCTWPGCESVCESISQFTRHLSSEHTLDDRSTAQCRVQMQVVHQLELQLCKERERLRAMMAHLHLPTLDSTSPPAVPSPPSADLQPSQLSDSTPQPPVTLTPGDEDDSRTTSALRRRHHPSVFSLSSESELSLYKNTDIRPPFTYATLIRQAIMESTDMQLTLNEIYTWFTRTFAYFRRNAATWKNAVRHNLSLHKCFVRVENLKGAVWTVDELEYQRRRSQRVAGSPTMLKSVSASLGFGSVLAARLQTALKGAPPLDLKTECASRQRGTPENPADPEGPPEQQCFIGDKSACRAERERLVPAVTLQLDVDQNLFDLE; this is translated from the exons ATGCCCGAGTCTCCTGTCAGTCCTGCAGCTGAACGTCAAACGGCAGCCAGCAGCCTCCTGAGCCGCACAGAGGAGCCGGCGGCTAATGGGGACTCGTGCGGCGGCGTGAGCCGAGGAAGCTGCCAGAGTCTCCCCCACAAACAG GTTCTCCTGGCCATGATGTCTCCTCAGCAGGTGCAGCAGCTTCTCTCCTCCAACCAGCTGCAGAGGCTGATCCAGCACAAGCAGCAGGctcttctcctgcagcag CAACATCTGAAGGAGTTctacaagaagcagcagcagtttcacctgcagctgcttcagcagcCGCGCAGGAAAGCCAAAGAGGTGAGAG TTTCTCTCAGCTGTGCGGAGATGCAGCAGCTCTGGAAAGAGTTGACCAACGAGGCGACGGAAGACAAGACGTTGCTGAAGTCCGAACAGAACCAGCCACGTGGCGACACAAACCCGCCCCAGAAGAGGCCGACTGCTGATCCGGAGTCTCTGGAGCGGACAGACAG CGCTCTGACCGCAGACCTCACTCGAGCTCTCTACGGGCACGGAGTCTGCACCTGGCCCGGGTGCGAGTCCGTCTGCGAGAGCATCAGCCAGTTCACCAG GCACCTGAGCAGCGAACACACTCTGGACGACAGAAGCACAGCACAGTGCAGAGTCCAGATGCAAGTGGTTCACCAGCTGGAGCTCCAG CTTTGCAAAGAGCGGGAGCGACTGCGGGCGATGATGGCTCACCTCCATCTCCCGACCCTCGACTCTACGTCACCCCCTGCTGTTCCCTCGCCTCCCTCCGCTGACCTGCAGCCCTCACAG CTCAGCGACTCGACCCCACAGCCTCCCGTCACACTGACCCCCGGCGACGAGGACGACTCGCGCACCACCTCAGCTCTGAGGCGACGACATCATCCCTCAGTCTTCAGCCTGTCTTCAG AGAGCGAACTGAGCCTGTACAAGAACACGGACATCAGACCTCCGTTCACCTACGCCACTCTGATAAGACAG GCCATCATGGAGTCGACAGACATGCAACTGACCCTGAATGAGATCTACACCTGGTTCACGCGCACCTTCGCCTATTTCCGGAGGAACGCGGCGACCTGGAAG AACGCGGTGCGTCACAACCTGAGTCTCCACAAATGCTTTGTCCGGGTGGAGAACCTGAAGGGAGCCGTGTGGACGGTGGACGAGCTGGAGTACCAGAGGAGACGGTCGCAGAGGGTCGCAGG GAGTCCGACCATGCTGAAGAGTGTGTCCGCCAGTCTCGGCTTTGGCAGCGTTCTAGCCGCACGACTGCAG ACTGCTCTGAAGGGGGCACCGCCACTGGACCTGAAGACAGAGTGTGCCAGCAGACAGAGGGGAACACCAGAGAACCCCGCTGACCCAGAAGGTCCACCTGAGCAGCA atGCTTCATCGGTGACAAATCAGCGTGCCGGGCCGAGCGAGAGCGTCTGGTACCAGCTGTGACCCTGCAGCTGGACGTGGACCAGAACCTGTTTGACCTGGAGTGA
- the LOC128771148 gene encoding uncharacterized protein LOC128771148, whose protein sequence is MAGQAGPPGPGGLLAVPGLGSADLDSDEEVPGIRPKSSPLPRRRSSASEDDFDPEPPLSGSRRVSFADAKGLSLVHVKEFGCWDVPEPSEDQESEECFISLLTFSLPLPEELLTKVQEQKVELESLEVLPGTSVLRGVVCVLNISFTKAVYVRATLDCWSSHFDLLADYIPGCSQGTVDRFAFRLTLAPPSVDQHARVDFCVRYETPVGTFWANNDSRNYVIFCQRRRRTQRPPREKKSCLKSNSQNFSSTENLSGPEPSSPEHTPAEASTVEAEPVNKAPTTERKLSWQGEEAPKPQTDSRRNSRQRSRRKAARMARVREQLAGRSESDLLTGQLGTSGMSEEQTSPVEENSAPDSMFPDQADATRILGPSVAESLAEESSGGRDVPASQSISATFGTVVAPLYRQVFMMQPSDPDSNHVVDLSCSSTDDARTGGFGLNADSGNPFQSSTPQGHKDDLTFGLTLDKHSSVMDETTVHHVLVGQEDLTVTPDFRPSPSPSTEDTSFFNNSDHRGGPQKVTPEPSDEKSVSNSQEWTEDLPQTESSSETSPNAEPETVSQFTFGSEELQMSGPALEESGPPLGGALGIQIDIRVEDTSTCSCKGEEEEEGGWIKTCDGNCNLPEEEPAEVKDWELMVAEEEESVLVTSGRESEEVGPGLMSEEDGASGEELEMKKDSEAKTTREAEEKLTGGDNRVSEERSIRGTQVTNGYQENNMTRVETYSGGATGISRDEAMTVGDQADPGQILQVQNGAEESGETCGEMMGLETQLEMEVAETTSVLKVKQDLVEHLELLGKDEDEKMATEKEGEAEMQRVCREEQEQEMMEEDTFESPMDVDTFEKTKLNTEKSDVVEEMKAVMDLEDLQHVLTGTVLDTADQTHSATLEEHILEQAAAKEQVPEVEIMNHEVSAGDEGATTEEPGSKVKPEPSTRTPVTERGGEEEDLVDTQETSPKNEEEAVKQEDLSLERRVKDEEEASVKREDQQQSQQREAPRIKTRKSRKMRGVAELKPESDAQKEQKMIWSTPEARSSSADDERHVGVSDDDMKICEEAGTLEEKIQGTEPDHEPEKELSRQEVVGETTRVRSRKTKLPNEVVASDCPVRKEEVGKTFVKSEPQQKTSGQEETTEKQTNSSAGHEPEDQLGKDEDGRGPSALVDLLQAEIRFNNEDGKHRKKVEEQIVEEILRTDVTEHKATERKQALDDTPRVKARRAKKSKGAGHMKPAPENRLSQESLELGASAEVGDGEGKHRTTQQVKLGEQKTGAMLKHHVQTADHEMKSTLAETPRTKTRMKKTETCLVVGQEPQTSEGPGSGLKRPGAQADEERLCQETQSDILQEAEVKIGNKEAPERNKEQEVGPGRSLEHGEETLKDRIIPEADNMSTLGREETPSVKTRRSKTTKKKQPVDQTHESEPGVTEKSPVHEPKQQRDTGDTSRTKLADKMQESVTEHEWSAQNGIIRSNPEGNTAPLDVSRDTAWDAQNTMDLRSEEMRDDKEEQHGVTDKPGVHVRRTKVINRSEPSERRIPATKVEKVAGEEDPEDPSAEGLDEETSITAAPRLSEKSREDLHSEGDTRISEGQGQRLKTEEPEVKMNPEVQEAPGVGQDRTGSATETLELVATAEEGDMKAMTEMDEKLRATVLRQRESEEMTLDPEMLQAELKPRHEEKLLVEKPRIKTRRTKTVTDVRPTDKAPGGSSSDVTSGNEMEGPVGSTQNGSTPSKQAAEEEVMTQRDTAEVDPSSQAPAEQNLMVVEDKSKLDSKSETPRVKFRQSKTVLKSVNEEDILTANQEAEASAGGRGLQGLEKPMQPVDNKAAEETLRFGLKTPGVEEEARGVEEDQKESRVEKTPEPLVTPTESRPAQMNHEGEEGFIAEDDVWVESEDQMSPDSESSESDSGDEVELYMHCLRVAHTATVKEPNRDAGASKRLSVRRSKLTSMPIISESLDEEQNLGCVQEQNLEEPPACNGQRDLGWSQSFSCSSISRGLLCASLLGVFVTVAQRYDFLACLGLYLLSVVWLLCRGEKQEKNDGV, encoded by the exons ATGGCGGGACAGGCAGGACCTCCTGGGCCCGGCGGTCTGCTGGCAGTGCCGGGCCTCGGCTCAGCGGACCTGGACTCGGACGAGGAGGTGCCCGGGATCAGGCCCAAGTCTTCCCCGCTGCCTCGCAGGAGGAGCTCTGCCAGCGAGGACGACTTCGATCCGGAGCCGCCCCTGAGCGGGTCCAGGAGAGTTTCCTTCGCCGACGCCAAAGGCCTCAGCTTAGTCCATGTGAAGGAGTTTGGCTGCTGGGACGTTCCTGAGCCGTCTGAGGATCAAGAGTCGGAGGAGTGCTTCATCTCACTGCTCACCTTCTCCTTGCCACTGCCTGAGGAGCTGCTCACCAAAGTCCAGGAGCAgaaggtggagctggagagcctCGAGGTGCTTCCTGGGACTTCCGTGCTGAGAGGGGTAGTCTGTGTCCTCAACATCTCCTTCACCAAAGCCGTCTACGTCCGGGCCACGCTGGACTGTTGGTCCAGCCACTTTGACCTGCTGGCAGACTACATCCCGGGCTGCAGCCAGGGGACGGTGGACCGCTTCGCTTTCAGGCTGACTCTGGCGCCTCCCTCCGTGGACCAGCACGCCAGAGTGGACTTCTGCGTGAGGTACGAGACCCCGGTGGGGACCTTCTGGGCCAACAACGACTCCAGGAACTACGTGATCTTCTGCCAGCGGAGGAGGAGAACGCAGCGGCCGCCgagggagaagaagagctgCCTCAAGTCCAACAG TCAGAACTTCTCCTCGACTGAAAACCTATCGGGTCCAGAACCATCGTCACCGGAACACACGCCAGCAG AGGCGTCgactgtggaggcggagcctgtGAACAAGGCGCCAACAACCGAGAGAAAACTCAGCTGGCAGGGAGAGGAGGCTCCGAAACCACAG ACTGACAGCAGACGGAACTCCCGGCAGAGGAGTCGCAGGAAGGCGGCTCGGATGGCTCGTGTGAGGGAACAGTTGGCTGGCAGAAGTGAGAGCGACCTGCTCACTGGACAGCTGGGAACCTCAGGGATGAGTGAGGAGCAAACGTCTCCGGTGGAAGAAAACTCGGCACCAGACTCCATGTTTCCGGACCAAGCTGACGCGACACGGATCCTTGGTCCGTCTGTAGCGGAGTCACTCGCTGAAGAAAGCTCGGGCGGCAGAGACGTCCCAGCTAGCCAGAGCATCAGCGCCACCTTCGGAACTGTGGTCGCCCCTCTGTACCGGCAGGTTTTCATGATGCAGCCTTCGGACCCAGATTCAAATCATGTGGTGGATCTCAGTTGCTCGTCCACTGATGACGCAAGAACAGGTGGCTTTGGTTTAAATGCAGATTCTGGGAACCCCTTCCAGAGCTCCACCCCCCAGGGACACAAGGATGATCTGACCTTTGGCCTGACTCTGGATAAACACTCTTCAGTAATGGACGAAACGACAGTCCACCATGTTCTCGTCGGTCAGGAGGATCTCACAGTGACACCAGACTTCAGACCTAGTCCAAGTCCTTCAACTGAAGACACGAGTTTCTTCAACAACTCTGACCATAGGGGTGGACCACAGAAGGTAACTCCAGAACCTTCTGATGAGAAATCTGTGAGCAACAGCCAGGAGTGGACAGAAGATCTGCCACAAACCGAGTCCTCCTCAGAGACCAGTCCAAATGCTGAACCGGAAACTGTCAGTCAGTTTACATTTGGTTCTGAAGAGCTACAAATGTCTGGACCGGCTTTAGAAGAGTCAGGTCCACCATTAGGTGGAGCCCTGGGCATTCAGATAGATATCAGGGTAGAAGATACTTCCACATGCTCTTgtaaaggagaagaagaggaagaaggtggTTGGATCAAAACTTGTGATGGGAACTGTAACCTTCCTGAGGAGGAACCGGCTGAGGTCAAAGACTGGGAGTTGATGgtggcagaagaggaagagagcgtCTTGGTAACTAGTGGGAGGGAGTCTGAGGAGGTGGGTCCAGGTTTGATGTCAGAGGAAGATGGTGCTTCTGGTGAagagttggagatgaagaaagatTCTGAGGCGAAGACGACGagggaagcagaagaaaaattGACCGGTGGAGACAATAGAGTATCAGAGGAACGAAGCATTCGTGGAACTCAAGTGACCAATGGCTATCAAGAGAATAACATGACCAGGGTGGAGACATACAGCGGTGGTGCAACAGGAATCAGCAGAGATGAAGCGATGACAGTCGGAGACCAGGCAGATCCAGGCCAGATTCTTCAGGTCCAGAACGGAGCAGAAGAATCTGGAGAGACCTGTGGAGAAATGATGGGTTTGGAGACTCAGCTGGAGATGGAAGTGGCAGAAACAACTAGTGTTCTCAAGGTCAAACAGGACCTGGTGGAGCATCTGGAACTGTTGGGgaaggatgaagatgagaagaTGGCTACTGAGAAGGAAGGAGAAGCTGAAATGCAGAGAGTTTGCAGGGAAGAACAAGAGCAagagatgatggaggaagatACATTTGAGAGCCCAATGGACGTAGACACCTTTGAGAAGACCAAATTAAACACAGAAAAATCGGATGTGGTTGAAGAAATGAAGGCCGTGATGGATCTAGAAGACCTCCAACATGTGCTGACGGGAACTGTCTTGGACACAGCAGATCAAACACACAGTGCAACATTGGAGGAACACATTCTAGAGCAGGCAGCAGCCAAAGAGCAGGTGCCAGAGGTCGAAATCATGAATCATGAAGTTTcagcaggagatgaaggagcTACAACCGAAGAGCCGGGGTCAAAGGTGAAACCAGAACCATCGACTCGGACACCAGTGACTGagcgaggaggtgaagaagaagacctGGTCGATACACAGGAAACAAGCCCAAAGAATGAAGAGGAGGCAGTAAAACAAGAAGACTTGAGTCTAGAGCGGCGGGtaaaagatgaagaggaagcttcagtgaagagagaagATCAGCAACAGTCTCAACAACGAGAAGCTCCGAGAATCAAGACCAGGAAGTCAAGAAAGATGAGAGGAGTTGCAGAGCTAAAGCCAGAGTCTGATGCTCAGAAAGAGCAGAAGATGATCTGGTCCACACCGGAGGCAAGGTCATCGAGTGCAGATGATGAACGGCATGTTGGCGTCAGTGATGATGACATGAAGATCTGTGAAGAAGCCGGAACACTTGAGGAGAAAATCCAAGGGACAGAGCCGGATCATGAGCCTGAGAAAGAGCTGAGTCGACAAGAAGTAGTGGGAGAAACCACGAGAGTCAGGAGCAGGAAGACTAAGCTGCCTAATGAAGTGGTTGCATCTGACTGTCCAGTACGAAAGGAAGAAGTCGGAAAAACGTTTGTGAAAAGTGAACCACAGCAGAAGACGTCAGGTCaagaagaaaccacagagaAACAGACAAATTCAAGCGCAGGCCATGAGCCAGAGGATCAGCTAGGAAAAGACGAGGATGGGAGAGGACCATCAGCACTGGTCGACCTTCTGCAGGCTGAAATAAGATTCAACAATGAGGATGGAAAACACAGAAAGAAAGTTGAGGAGCAAATCGTGGAAGAAATTCTGAGGACTGACGTGACTGAGCATAAAGCCACAGAGAGGAAGCAGGCGCTGGATGACACCCCGAGAGTCAAAGCCAGGAGGGCAAAGAAGAGCAAAGGTGCAGGTCACATGAAGCCTGCCCCAGAAAACCGACTGTCACAGGAGAGTCTGGAGCTCGGAGCTTCAGCAGAGGTGGGTGACGGTGAAGGAAAACACCGGACAACACAACAGGTGAAGCTGGGAGAGCAGAAGACGGGCGCCATGTTGAAACACCATGTCCAGACTGCAGATCACGAGATGAAGTCCACCTTAGCAGAAACCCCGAGAACTAAAACCAGGATGAAAAAGACAGAGACATGTTTGGTGGTGGGTCAAGAGCCGCAGACTTCAGAAGGTCCAGGGTCAGGATTGAAAAGACCTGGAGCCCAGGCGGATGAAGAACGGCTCTGCCAGGAAACACAATCGGACATTCTTCAAGAGGCTGAAGTGAAAATCGGCAACAAAGAAGCTCCTGAGAGAAACAAGGAGCAAGAAGTGGGTCCAGGAAGAAGCTTGGAACATGGTGAGGAGACGCTAAAAGATCGAATCATTCCGGAGGCCGACAACATGAGTACGCTGGGTCGAGAAGAAACCCCCAGTGTCAAGACCAGGAGGTcgaaaacaacaaagaaaaagcaACCGGTGGATCAAACACACGAGTCAGAGCCTGGAGTCACAGAGAAGAGTCCTGTTCATGAGCCGAAGCAACAGCGGGATACAGGAGATACTAGTAGAACAAAGTTGGCTGACAAGATGCAGGAAAGTGTGACGGAACATGAGTGGAGCGCTCAGAACGGAATCATACGCAGCAATCCAGAAGGGAACACGGCCCCACTTGATGTTAGCAGAGACACAGCGTGGGATGCACAAAACACGATGGACTTAAGATCTGAAGAGATGAGAGATGACAAAGAGGAACAGCATGGAGTCACAGACAAACCTGGAGTCCACGTCAGGAGGACCAAAGTCATCAACAGATCTGAACCCAGTGAGAGGAGGATTCCAGCAACCAAAGTGGAAAAGGTAGCAGGAGAGGAAGATCCAGAAGATCCTAGTGCCGAGGGGTTGGATGAAGAAACGTCCATCACTGCAGCACCAAGACTGAGTGAGAAGAGCAGAGAAGATCTTCACAGTGAAGGAGACACACGCATCAGTGAGGGTCAGGGACAGAGACTTAAAACAGAGGAACCAGAGGTGAAGATGAATCCAGAGGTTCAGGAAGCCCCTGGCGTCGGGCAGGACAGAACAGGAAGTGCCACAGAGACTCTGGAGCTGGTCGCCACAGCTGAGGAGGGAGACATGAAAGCGATGACGGAGATGGATGAGAAGCTGCGGGCAACAGTGTTGAGACAACGAGAGTCAGAGGAAATGACCTTGGATCCAGAGATGCTGCAGGCCGAGCTCAAGCCAAGACATGAAGAGAAGCTGTTAGTGGAAAAGCCAAGAATCAAAACCAGGAGGACGAAAACGGTCACAGATGTTCGTCCGACAGATAAAGCACCTGGAGGAAGCAGCAGTGACGTGACGTCGGGAAACGAGATGGAAGGTCCAGTAGGAAGCACACAAAATGGCTCCACTCCAAGCAAACAAGCAGCTGAAGAAGAGGTGATGACTCAGAGGGACACGGCTGAGGTGGATCCAAGCTCACAAGCTCCAGCGGAACAAAACCTGATGGTGGTTGAGGATAAGAGCAAGTTAGACAGCAAGAGTGAGACACCTAGGGTCAAATTTCGCCAAAGCAAGACGGTCCTCAAGAGCGTGAATGAGGAAGACATTCTGACGGCAAACCAGGAGGCAGAGGCTTCTGCTGGAGGGAGAGGACTTCAGGGTTTGGAGAAGCCCATGCAGCCAGTCGACAACAAAGCTGCGGAGGAGACATTGAGGTTTGGACTGAAGACGCCAGGGGTGGAAGAAGAAGCAAGAGGGGTGGAAGAAGACCAGAAAGAGTCCAGAGTGGAGAAGACGCCGGAGCCGTTGGTCACACCGACGGAGAGTCGTCCTGCTCAGATGAACCATGAGGGTGAGGAGGGCTTCATCGCTGAAGACGACGTGTGGGTGGAGTCAGAAGACCAGATGAGCCCAGATAGCGAGTCATCTGAGTCGGACTCGGGCGACGAGGTGGAGCTTTACATGCACTGCCTGCGTGTGGCTCACACCGCGACCGTCAAAGAGCCGAACCGAGACGCGGGCGCCAGCAAGAGACTGTCCGTCCGCAGGAGCAAGCTGACGTCCATGCCCATCATCAGCGAGTCTCTGGATGAGGAGCAGAACCTGGGCTGCGTGCAGGAGCAGAACCTGGAAGAGCCGCCGGCGTGCAACGGACAGCGAGACCTGGGCTGGAGCCAGAGCTTCTCGTGCAGCAGCATCTCCAGAGGCCTCCTGTGCGCCTCTCTGTTAGGAGTGTTTGTGACTGTGGCACAGCGTTACGACTTCCTGGCCTGTCTGGGACTCTACCTGCTGTCAGTGGTTTGGCTGCTGTGCCGAGGAGAGAAGCAGGAGAAGAACGATGGCGTTTAG